Sequence from the Methanothermobacter sp. genome:
AAGGCAAAGCGTGAAGTGGAGACGATGAAATCAGCGGCAATGGGCAGGGTCCCTGAAGCCGCCAGCATTATCGTGAAAAGTATCTTGTAGCGTGAGTAACATGTTTCTACCGGCAAGGATGCGAAAACTCAAGATAATAACCCTGGACAAGTACTCGGATTCAGTGGTTCGGTCCTTGCATGAGGAGGGAATAACCCAGATCGATGACATCTCCGAGCGCATCCAGCAAGATGCAGAATGGCGCCAGATCCTTAAACCATCGAGGGCAACACCCTACACAGGAAAGGTTTCGTCTCTCCTCATGAAGACAAGCGGTATCCTGGATTTCCTTGGCTCAGTGGCAGCCCAGGAGAAGGGCCTCAAGGATACCCTGAAGGAGTTCATCAACCCCCCTGTCTTTGAGAAAAGAGAGGTTGAGGAACTGGACACAGAATCACTCCTAGAAATGGCTGAGGAACTCCTGGGAAAGGTCGAATCAGAGACCAGGGTTATGGAGGAAAAATTGAATGAGCTTGATTCAGAAAAAGCAAGCCTTGAATCAAGCCTGACAGTTGCAGAGAAACTGAAAGAATTTGATATTGATTTTGCCGATCTCAATGCTTCAAAGTACATAACCGGAATCGCCGGGAGAATACCCTCTGAAAATCTGGATGAAATCCGGGAAAAACTCTCAGAGATCACAGATGAACTGATACTCTTCGATGCAGAGGGGGAAACCAAGGCAGAGCGCATTTTAATAATAATAACCCTCAGGAAACATGGGGACAGTGTGGCCTCACTCCTCAGGCGAATGGAATTTGAGCGGTTCGAGATCAGCGAACTCAGCGGAAGACCATCAGAAGTCATATCCTCCTCAGAGACACGCATTGCGGAAATTGAGAGGGAAAGAAATGAGATCATCTCAAAGCTGAGGGAGATAAACAGTGAATGGGAGGACGAACTCCTTGTCCTCAAGGAACAGCTTGAAATCGAGAAGGAGCGAAACGAGGTTTTCTCACTCTTCGGCGAAACCGAGAAAACAGTGATGCTGGAGGCATGGGTGCCCCTCAAGGAGGCCGATAGGGCCATCGAGGTTGTTGAGGAGTCATCCGAAGGCCACTGCGTCACCGAACTCGAGGAACCAAACCCCGAGGAGGTTCCGGTGCTCCTGGACAACCCCAGATTCGCCAAACCCTACGAGAACTTCGTGGAGATGTACTCACCACTGAAGTACAACGAGATCGACCCGACGATCTTCATGGCCTTCGTGTTCCCGTTCTTCTTTGGGTTCTGTCTCACAGATGCAGGGTACGGTATACTGGATGCACTCATAGGACTCATACTCTACCGGGGCCTTGGTAAGGTCAATGGGTTCATGAGGGACTTCGGTATAATCATGATGTCCTGCGGGGTATGGGCCTTCATCCTCGGGATGGTCACCAATGGATTCATAGGGGACTTCTTCCCACGGTTCCTGAACATTCAGCTGCCAACGGTCATACCGGCCATAGACGCATTTGTGAACCCCCAGAACATACTCATAATGGCACTCACGGTTGGTGTGCTGCACATCAACTTCGGTTTAATCCTGGGGGCAAGGAACAACATAAGGCTCGGGAACATGAGGGAGGCCCTTGGGTCACAGATAGTCTGGCTGATACTTGAACTGGGTATCATCCTCTACATCTTCGGAGGAATGTTCCTGGGGGCGCCAGTGATAATCCTGGCAGCTGCAATGCTGCTCTACTACAATGGCCTCTTTGGCCTCATGGATGTATCAGGGTTCCTGGGTACACTCCTATCATATGCTAGGCTCCTGGCCCTCTGTCTATCAACAGGGGGTATAGCCATGACCGTTAACATCCTCACAGGACTGAGCTATGAGATGATACCGGTCATTGGAGTCGTTCTGGCCCCGATAATATTCGTGTTCGGGCACCTTGCCAACAACGCCTTCCAGAGCCTTGGTGCCTTCATAAACTCACTTCGTCTGCATTATGTGGAATTCTTTGCCCAGTTCTATCTGGGTGGAAAAAACAAATTCAACGCATTTCGCGCTGAAAGAAACTTCACTAAGATAAGGAGGTAAATAGAATGGTTGAAATAGCATTAGGTACCGCTTTAGCAGCAATAGGTGCTGGAGTTGCAGTAGGATTCGCAGGTCTTGGATCAGGATTAGGCCAGGGTATAGCAGCCGCAGGAAGTGTGGGTGCAGTTGCAGAGGACTCCGACATGTTTGCGAGGGGTATCATATTCTCAGCCCTGCCAGAGACACAGGCTATCTATGGTTTCCTGATCGCCATACTTCTCCTGGTGTTCTCAGGACTCCTTGGAGGAGGAAAGGGCCTGGATGTAACAGCCGGACTTGTGGCTGTGGGTGCAGGTGCAGCCATAGGATTCGCAGGTCTCGGTTCAGGTATGGGTCAGGGTATAACATCAGCGTCATCAGTGGGTGCAGTTGTTGAGGACCCTGACATGTTTGCGAGGGGTATTATATTCTCAGCCCTTTCAGAAACACAGGCTATTTACGGGTTCCTGATTGCCATACTCCTCATGGTCTTCGGCGGAATACTAGGAGGCTAATTAGATGAGCTCCGGAGCCGAAAAAATTGTCTCCAGTATAATGTCAGAGGCTCAGGCAAAGGCAGACGCCATCATTCAGGAAGCTGAAAAGGAAGCCGCCGGTATACTAGAGGAAGGTGAAAAAAGGGCCAGAATGGCCAGCGAACGCATCCTGGAATCAGCCAGGAAACAGGCCGATATGAGGTACCAGCAGATAATCTCAGAGGCCAAGATGAACGCAAGGCGTGCAGAGCTGGAGGCAAGGGAAGAGGTAATACAGGAGGCCTTCAGAAAGGCCGAGGAGGAACTTCAAAACCTGGCATCATCGTCCTCAGATGAATACGTCAGCGCCCTGAAGGCAATGATAAAGGAGGCCGCAGTTGAAATAGGTGGGGGAGAACTCACCGTCAGCATGAAGGAGGGTGATGACTCCCTTGACCTTGGCCTTGACAAAATCGCAGCTGAAGTGGAAGCCGAGACAGGTAAAAAAACAACCCTGGAGGTTGGAGACAGTATCAGAACCATTGGAGGAGCAGTGGTAAGGACAAAGGATGGACTGGTTGAGGTTAACAATACAGTAGAGGCCAGGATGTCCCGCTTCAAAAAGGCTCTGCGTTCAGAGGTGGCCAAGGTTCTTTTCCAATAAAAGGGGAGATAACAGATGGCTGACAGCATCACAACAATTGTAACAGCGCTTGGATTCCCTTCAATAGAATCTTTTATAGGCGTACTCCTCCTTGGAGGGGCAATTATAGGTGCTATTGTTGTAATAGCAACTATAAGGCCTATATTAGATTTATTCCCCTTTGCATACCCCAACGCCAGAGTCAGGGCACGTATTGGAAGACTGATAAACGAGAAACAGCTCTCAGAGATCCTTGAGACAGAGTCAATGGAGGAGTTCAAAAACTACCTCAGAGGACTACCCGATTATGCAGGCTACGTTGACCGCTTCCCCATTGAGAAGGCACTTGAAAGTCAGCTTGCAGAGACCTATGAGACAGTATCAAAGATAGCGCCTGCCTCCATAAGGGAGCCATTCAGGGCAAACCTCCGGAAGTGGGATATAAGGAACATAAAGAGCCTCATAACAGCAAAGGACGCAGGTTTAAGTGCTGAGGAGACAGTGAACCTGATAGTACCTGCAGGGGAGATCTATGAGGTCATAGAGGGTCTGGTGGATGCATCAAATGTCCAGGAAGTCGTAACAGGTCTTGAGGGAACAGAGTACGCAGAGGTACTGGAGGATGCTCTCTCCCAGTACCAGGAAACAGGTATGCTGCTCCCAATCGAGGCGGCTCTTGACAGAAAATTCCTGGAGGACCTCATAAGGTCAGTTGGAAGTCCCTCAGATGACAACACCAAAATTCTGCACACCTACTTTGGTACACAGGTGGACGTGGCAAACCTCAAGATGATACTCCGTGCAAAAGCCGATAGCCTCAGCTACGATGATATAAGCCCATACATAGTACCCCACGGCTACCAGCTGAGGGAGTGGAAGCTCAAGGACCTCATGGAGGCAGAGGACGTCAGTGGAGTTATAAGCGGCCTTGAGGGGACAGACTACGGCCAGATCCTGTCAGAGGCACTATCAGAGTACACATCAACAGGTTCAGTGGCGGTCTTCGAGCGCGTCCTTGAGGACAACCTCAACAGGATGGCCAGGAACTTCGCACTCAAGAAGCCCTTCGGGGTGGGACCAATGATAGGATTCCTCAGCAGGAAGGAAGCCGAGGTGCGAAATCTCAAGGTCATAGCCAGAAGCAAAAGGGAGCCCGGGTTTCCTGAATCAATGGTTAAGGAGATGTTGGTATGAGTTCAAATATTGCAGTGGTCGGTGACAGGGACACCGTGACAGGGTTCAGACTTGGAGGCGTCAGGGAAGGTCATGTCGTGGAGACACCTGACGAGGCAGAAAAAACCATAAGGAACCTTATAGGTGAAGGGTTCTCAATAATAATTGTCACTGAAAAGATTGGGGATGAACTGAGGGAATTTATTGAGGAAACCACAAGTTCAAGTGCACTACCAATGATAATAGAGATACCTGATAAAACAGGGCCCTCAGAACGTGAAACAGATCCACTGAGGGACCTTATTAAAAGAGTTATTGGGGTTGAGATGGTAAAATGACACAGGAAGGAAGGATTATAAAAATAGCGGGTCCTGTTATCATCGCCGAGGGGATGAGAGGATCCCAGATGTACGAAATGGTCAAGGTGGGCGAAGACAAGCTTATAGGAGAAATCATTGAACTTGAGGGTGACACAGCAACCATCCAGGTTTACGAGGAAACAGCAGGTATAAAACCTGGAGAGACCGTTGAGAGAACAGGCGGTCCTCTATCAGTGGAACTAGGACCTGGAATACTGGGTTCAATCTTCGATGGGATACAGAGGCCCCTAGAGAATATAAAGGCACTTACCGGAGACTACATCGAAAGGGGAGTGGATGTACCATCACTCCCAAAGGATAAGAAATGGAACTTCAAGCCAGTGGCCCAGGAGGGCCAGATGGTTAAGGGTGGGGACATAATCGGTGAGGTGGAGGAGACATCCTCAATAACCCACAGGATAATGATCCCACCACACGTTGAGGGTAAACTCACAAGGATAGTGCCCCAGGGCGAATACACGGTCCTTGATGATATAGCAGAGGTGGAAACCGATAAGGGTACCGTTAAGGTGCAGATGCTCCAGAAGTGGCCTGTGAGGAAGGGTCGACCATACAAGAAGAAACTTGACCCTGACGTGCCACTCATAACAGGTCAGAGGGCACAGGACACATTCTTCTCAGTCGCCAAGGGTGGTACAGCCGCAATACCAGGGCCATTCGGTTCAGGTAAAACTGTTACCCAGCAGCAGCTTGCAAAATGGGCTGACGCAGACATAATCGTCTATGTTGGATGCGGTGAAAGGGGTAACGAGATGACAGAGGTCCTTAAGGAATTCCCTGAACTGGAGGACCCAAAGACAGGTAACCCCCTCATGGACAGGACTGTTCTAATAGCAAACACTTCAAACATGCCTGTGGCTGCAAGGGAGGCCTGTGTGTACACGGGTATAACCATAGCAGAGTACTTCAGGGACATGGGATACGATGTTGCACTCATGGCTGACTCCACCTCAAGGTGGGCAGAGGCCATGAGGGAGATCTCAGGAAGGCTCGAGGAGATGCCCGGTGAAGAGGGATACCCGGCATATCTGGCATCCAGGCTCGCACAGTTCTATGAGCGTGCCGGAAGGGTTACAACCATCGGCTCAGAGGACAAGGTTGCATCCGTCTCAGTCGTTGGTGCGGTTTCACCACCAGGCGGTGACCTCTCAGAGCCTGTCACACAGAATACACTCAGGATCTGTAAGGTTTTCTGGGCACTTGACGCATCCCTTGCAGACAAGCGTCACTTCCCATCTATTGACTGGCTCCAGAGCTACTCACTCTACGTTGACAGCGTCGAGGAATGGTGGGCCAAAAACGTTGATCCTGAATGGAGGGCCATAAGGGACGAGGCAATGGCGCTACTCCAGAAGGAGGCAGAACTCCAGGAGATCGTCCAGCTCGTTGGACCCGACGCACTTCCAGACAGGGAGAGGATAACCCTTGAGACAACAAGGATGATAAGGGAGGACTTCCTCCAGCAGAACGCTTACCATGAGGTTGACACATACTGCTCACCATCAAAGCAGTTCGAGATGCTCAGGACAATCATAATGTTCCACAAGAATGCAACAGCAGCACTTGAGAGAGGTGCGCCAGCAGCGGACATCATAGCCCTCCCGGTCAAGGAGGACATAGGGCGTATGAAGTACATACCCGAAGATGAATTCCCGGCAAGAATCAAGGAGATCCAGGAGAGGATCGTCAAGGAATGTGGTGAGGTGTGAAGATGAACGTTAACATCAAAACCCGAGAATACACCACAGTCACGGAGGTTTCAGGGCCTCTGATGATCGTTGAGGGTGTTGAAGGGGTTGCTTACAGTGAGATAGTGGAGATTGAAACACCCACAGGTGAGAAGAGAAGGGGACAGGTCCTTGAGGTAAAGGAGGACCTGGCGGTCGTCCAGGTCTTTGAGGGTACAAGTGACCTTAACACAGAGACCACAAAGATAAGGTTCACAGGTGAAACAGCCAAGATCGGCGTATCCCTTGACATGATGGGTCGTATATTCGACGGTACAGGGAAGCCAATAGACGGCGGCCCTGAAATCATCCCTGAGAAGGAACTGGACATCAACGGTAGCCCAATGAACCCCGCTGCAAGGGAGTTCCCTGCGGAGTTCATACAGACAGGTATATCCACAATCGACGGGATGAACACTCTTGTGAGGGGTCAGAAACTCCCTATATTCTCAGGTTCAGGGCTTCCACACAACGAACTGGCCGCACAGATCGCAAGGCAGGCAAAGGTGCTTGCAGAGGAGAGCGAATTTGCAGTTATCTTCGCTGCCATGGGTATCACCCACGAAGAGGCAAACTACTTCATGAGGGACTTCGAGAGGACAGGCGCCCTTGAAAGGGTTACAGTGTTCATGAACCTGGCAGACGACCCTGCCATTGAGCGTATCATCACCCCGAGGATGGCGCTGACAACAGCAGAGTACTTCGCCTTTGAACACGACATGCACGTGCTTGTTATCCTCACCGACCTTACAAATTACTGTGAGGCCCTCAGGGAGATATCAGCTGCAAGGGAGGAGGTCCCAGGTCGAAGGGGTTACCCGGGTTACATGTACACCGACCTTGCAAGCCTCTATGAGAGGGCAGGCCGTATAGTTGGCAAGGAGGGGTCAATCACCCAGATGCCAATACTTGTGATGCCACAGGACGACATAACCCACCCGATACCTGACCTCACAGGTTACATTACAGAGGGCCAGATAGTGCTTAGCCGTGACCTCCACCGTAAGGGTATATATCCACCGGTGGATGTGCTGCCATCACTGTCAAGGCTCATGAGTGGTGGTATCGGTGAGGGAAGGACACGTGAGGACCACAGTGGTCTCTCTGATCAGCTCTACAGTGCCTACGCCGAGGGTCGTGATTTAAGGGACCTCATGGCTGTTGTGGGTGAGGAAGCCCTCACAGAGAGGGACAGGAAGTTCCTCAAATTCGCCGATGAATTTGAGAAACGCTTCATCACCCAGGCACGTGATGAGGACCGCTCCATAGAGGAGACCCTCAACCTTGGCTGGGAGCTCCTGTCACTCCTGCCAAGATCCGAACTCAAGAGGGTCCGCGAGGAGCACATACCCAAGTACCTCCCGGGTGCAGAGTAACACCCAACATATTTTTCAGGAGAGGTAGCAGATGGCACAGGAAATGATTGAGGGGATCAACCCAACGAGGATGGAGCTCCTGAAACTCAAGCAGCGGGAGAAACTCGCTGTTAAGGGTTACAGTCTCCTCAAGGAGAAGAGGAACGCCCTTATCATGGAGTTCTTCAACATCCTTGAGAGGGTTAAGGGTTCCCGTGAAAAGGTGGAGGAGCACCTCAGGGAGGCTTTCATGGACCTCACAGAGGCCCAGGTACTCATGGGTGATGCCGCGGTTGAGAGGGCCGCAATGTCAGTGAGGGAGTCAGTGGAGGTTGACATAGACTCAAGGAGTATAATGGGTGTCGTCGTCCCTGTCGTGGATGCCCGTGCAACCAGGAGGACGGTGGTTGAGCGTGGCTATGGCCTTGTGGACACATCAGTTAAACTTGACGAGGCAGCCAGGAAATTCGAGGAGTCCCTGGCACTCATAATAGAACTCGGTGAGATCGAGAAGACCATAAGGCTCCTTGCCGGTGAGATAGAATCAACCAAGCGAAGGGTCAACGCCCTTGAGCACATCATAATCCCGAGACTCAAGAACACAGTCAAGTACATTGAGATGAGGCTCGAGGAGATGGAGAGGGAGAACTTCGTCAGGTTGAAGATGATCAAAAAATCCATGGAGATGGAGTGATGGTTAGGATACTTACAAGGCTCGGCCAGGTCCGTGAGGCCGAGGAGAGGTATAAGAGGGAGCTTGTTGACTTCAGGATGGGGGATGTCTACGGCAACCTCAGGGCCATCATTGCAGATGAGGATGTTGAGGTTAGGGCCGGCGAGGCAAAACCTGTGAAGATAAAGGAGATCAGCATACCCGCAAACCACATAGTCTTCATGTGTGCCTACGCCACAAACCCTCTGGGTCATCCGATAGCGGCCGGGGAGGAGACACCCCTACCAATAAGCATGGATCGTAAGGCTGACCATGCGACTTTTGTGGCTGCAGTGGATGGTAAAATAAGTAGAAACGACCTTCTGGGAGTCCTCATAATCCTCCCTGTCGAATTAACCCACTAAATCTTTTTTTAATTTAAAAATGAGTTTTTTATCCAAAAAACGATTTTATTGTGTCATAGAGTTCGATCATAAGGTCCTCGGTGTACTCAAGGAGTTCCTCGGTGTACTCAAGGAGTTCCCTGTAGGTCTCAATAAGGGCATCACGGTTTCTCTGCAGCTGTTTCATTGCCTTTGCCTGCGCAGCCGCAGGGTTACCTGTTATTATCCTTTTAAACATGGATGAGTTCTCCTTAAGGTCCTCAATCTCAGTTCTTATCTCCGCCATCCGATCTAGATAGTAGCGCTCAGCCCCCCTTATATCCCTCTTTATTTGCTCTTGAATTTCGAGTAACTGTTCTCTCCTCTCACTGAGTTCCATTAGGGATTTACGGGTTGATGCTATGGTTGATGTGTCGATTTCACTGAAATCTGCAAGTTCCATCAGGATGCTGTGGTAATCGTCGGGATCCATCACCCACCACCATCAGTTAAACTGGATCCTTACCTCTATCAGGCCGTCACTGACACGGGTCTCGGTTTCAATCTCCTCGTTCTCCTTTTCAATTTCACGTATACGGTAGAATATGTTGGTGAGGGCGCCTGTCCTGAATACACCTGTCCTGTTATCTGGCTTGGAAGATATGAGGAGGATTGAAACACCATCATCTGTTATCTTAACGTTGTAGTTAACCCCATTTATGTATATGCCGTCGGAGAGCCTCAGGAGAAGTTTTATGTACTTTATGGGGAGTCCGCTGCTACTTATTATCTCCTTTATCTTATCATTTTCCCTGCACTGCTCTATATCAATATCCAAGGTCCACCCTCCCTTCAGTTAAGATATTAATCTTTTATAGAATATAAAACATAGGCTATATGATGAGAGGTGACAGCTCAGAGAGGCTCATAAAGAAGGAGATCTTCAACCTCAACAGGCACCTTCCATCCAGGAGAAAGACCCTGGAGGAGCTCCTGGGGGAGGATAAACCCCACGTCCTGGGTTCTGATGGTACGAGGCACAGGTTCAAATGGGCTGAACTCGAGGAGCTCAGGGACATGCTGACTCCCCAGGAGGCACGGCGTTTGAGGTTACCAATCTACATTGAGATAGAATCAGACACATCGGGTGCAAGGATATCCGGTGAGGTTGAGGTTAAGGTGGTGAGTGAGGTTCTTGGCAGGGACGAGGAGGGGGATGAGATCTACATTTACAGGCCTGAGATTAGGGTGCTGAGGGCAAGGTTTCCAACGGCAACCCAGTACATATTCCTTGTGAGGGAACTTTAGTGGAGGCTGATGATATGAGTAAGGATCCGCTTAAGGAGTACCTTAAGGACCCGGATAGAAGGGCGAAACTCTTCCTTTTAATGACGGGCGGTATGATTCTGAGCACAGTGCTCATCACCATAGGCACAATAATACTGATACTCCTGCTTCTGGGCATAATATAACCATGTTCCAGTTTTTTGCCCCTGAATGAACCTTATTTCTGGTTCATGGTATGGGTTTCAGTTTTTGGCCATTGATCACTTCAGAACTTTTCTGGTGTCTAGAGGGGTTTCAGTTTTTTTCTGACCATGTAACACCTACTGGATGCAGCTGAAAGCGCCCGTTCAGGGTTTTCATCTGCAGCCAGCACAGTTACAAGGGGCTCGCCCTCCTCAATTATTGCACCGGGGAATGGGAGGTCATAGACCCCAGGGATTTTTATCTCACCCACCATGCACCTTGAGGGGGCGTAGAGTATCCTCTTAACAGCATACATGAGAGGTTCCGGTTTTTCAATGAGCTCACCCATGCAGGCCATCACATGGGCCTCGGTCATGTTTATACCAAGAGATGCCTCGGCACATTCAAAGGTCCCCTGGATGCGGGGGTTCACCTCCACAACATACACTTCAGAGCCCTGCATGATGAAGTCGACACCATTGGAGCCCCTGAGTGAGAGGTCGAGTATGAGGTCCTCTGCCATCTCCTCAATCACACCTTGAGGCCCCGGTGTCATGTTACCGGCGTAGATGAACTGGCCCTCAAATCCTGGGATGTTTCTTTTGATAATCTGCCTGCTTGTGAGTACCGTTATTGCATCAGAACCCGTTGATAGCACAGAGGCACTCACGGGCACGCCCTCAATGTACTCCTGCAGCAGGAACTCGCCGCTGGCCTCCTGGAAATCCATCACACCGAAGCCCCCGGCACCCCTCACGGGCTTTATGAGGTACCTCTTCTCTCCACTGGATACAATCTCCAGTGCTTCATGGGGGTCGGTGATGAGATGAGTCTCGGGTGTGGGGTATGAATTCTTTATCCTCTGGTAGAGGCGGTACTTGTCTTCCACGTGGTCTGCCCTTGGGTTACCCAGCACCTTATCTTCTGGAAGTCCAGGGGCCCCTGTGAGGGGTATTATACCATCAACCTTTTCCATGAAATCCGATGCTGCTTCGAGGAGTTTCTCTGTACTGAAGTTCTCCTGGAACCTTCCGCAGCTTTCACCTTTTTGCTGCTGGAGTATGCACCTTCTCTCTGTATATCCACGAAAGTCCAGGGTGCAGTAGTAGGATGCAGAGTAGACGCTGTATCCAGCCCTGAAGGCTGATTCAGCGACAGGCCTTGTGTTGACGCCTATTATGAGGATTTGTTCCATTCTAAACACAGAATCAGTTGGTTGATAGTCCCGAGCGGAGTCGAACCGCTGTCGCCGGGTCCAAAGCCCAGCAGGATTACCACTACCCCACGGGACTATGACAGTTAATAGGTGGTGAGGTTCATCATAAATAGGTTTCGATAAAGGGGGGTTTGGGGGGAATAGTCCCGAGCGGAGTCGAACCGCTATCGATGGATCCAGAGTCCATCAGGATTGCCATTACCCCACGGGACTGTATTGAAAAACAGTTCATATCGGCAGAATATGTGTTAAGTGGAAGCTATATAAATAGTTTGCGGTTTCAGTCGGAATAAAATTGGAATGGTGGGAAGACAGGGTGGATACTTTTAATCTGGCTGAGCCAAGGTTAAAATGGTGAGAAGACCCCTATGAATACCAGCCAGGCCAGTATGGTCTTGGCAACGAGGCTCAGTATGATGTACACCCGCTCACCATAGAGGTAGTCCTTCCACTTACCGACACCCTTATACTGGAGCAGCATGTTGATGGAGAAGGTGTTGAACATCACGAAGTAGAGGAGTAGTGCGAGGTACACGAAGTCAGGTGGCTGGGTCTCTGATGAACTAAGGGCCGCCACAAAGTATGCCGCAATGACTATCCAGGGTGTGAAACCAGCAATACAGCCGAGGAGGTAGGGTGACCAGTCGATCTTCTCGGTGTACTGGTTGATCTTCTCCATGAGGTAACCGAACATTATCATTGAGGCGTTCAGCACAAAGATCATCACAAGTGACCAGAGGTCCCAAACACCCACAAAGGTGGCCAGTATGACGATCATTATTGAACTGGAGAATGCATACTCGTACCAGCGGTAGGGGTTCATCCCCCTCCTGAGGTTTTCAACGTAACTCTCATTCCTCAGGAAGGCTATGGTGAAGTGTGCTACCGCAGAGATAAGCAGGAACGATGCGAGTATCACACCAAGGTAGCTAACCGTGAAGGCCACCTCAGGGTTCGGGAGCACCTGGAATGACGGTGGATTCAGTGATATCACCTTGAACTTCAGGTAGAACGTGTATATGTCCCTGTCCCAGGTCAGAAGGTATCCCAGTGCAACCATCAGGAGGCCCTGCAGGAGGTGCAGGGTCCCGGCTGCAATGTTCAGTTTACGGAGTCCCTCAAAACTTATAGGGGACTTTTCAATCATTTTAAGTCTTTCAACATTATCCATAAAACAACCCCAGATTTATTATGTTTCTTAAATTATTTTAATATTTTGTAGTCTGGGGGTTGAAAAAAGGGAAGTTACTCCAGAACTTATTTTAGTGTCTTGTTTAGTATCATCCTTGTAATTGGAGGAGCTGAAAAAAGAGGGGGGTTATCCCAGGAACCTCCTCTGGCTTGCAGCCTCAAGTATGAGTTCCTGGAGGTTGGCAGTTCTGTTAACCCTGAGGGCCCTTATGATTTCATCGGTGACCCTGCGGTGGTCCTCATCATATTCAGGTTCAATGTACTCCTCAACCGCCGATTTAACCTCAGGGCTAAGGAATGGTGAGTCAGGGTTGGCGTACCTCAAGGCATCTCCAAGGTCACGCCTGAGGCCAGGGTAGACATCCTCTATGAATTCAAGTTCCTCAGAGGACAGTGCATTGAAGCCCAGAAGCTCAGGGGGAACACCAAGGGAGTAAAGGGCGGCGGTGAATGTTATTGCCCTTGGAAGTGAAACGTTACCCATACTCCTGGCATATCCAAAGAGTCCGATGTGGAGCTTCCTCTTCCTCCTTCCGGGCACGTACCTTGCAACCCTGTTTATGATATCCACTAGGTCCATGACCTGCCTCCGGTACTCCCTGCAGTAGGCTGAGATTATCTCAAGGGCACGGTCGGTATCAATATCAGATGCCCTGCCTGGTTTTGCTGACCTCAGCTCCCTTATCCCCTTCATAACCTCTGAGGGTTCATGGTCGTACTTGAAGGAGGACTGGACAGTGAATGTGTATGCCCCGCTGTATTCCCCTGTAACGTCCCTCACATTATCTGGCCTGAGGTTTCCCCTGAACGGGGCTGAACCCATACCTATGATGGGGTAGAGTTTAACCCCACTCTCCTCCTCAAGGGCCCTGAAGTCTCTGAGGGCTATCCTGTTGAGTATGGTGGCTGAGACCATACCGTAGTTCATTGCCGGGTCGGATCTTGCAAGGAAGACCCTCTGCCCTGTGAGGTCCTTACCATCGAGGTACTCGCCTGTTATACGGGCTGCGTTGAGCATCCCCTCATAGTCCTCGAAGAGGGGTATAACATTGATCTCATCGGGCCTGAACTCCCCGATCCACTCCTTGACGGTTACACCATCTGCGAGCTGCAGCCTCTCCTTTCCCTTGACAAAGTCCCGGTAGTAGCTGTGGATCCTGTTGAGGCAGCTGCTGGAGGAGGTCATTGGCAG
This genomic interval carries:
- a CDS encoding ATP synthase subunit B, whose translation is MNVNIKTREYTTVTEVSGPLMIVEGVEGVAYSEIVEIETPTGEKRRGQVLEVKEDLAVVQVFEGTSDLNTETTKIRFTGETAKIGVSLDMMGRIFDGTGKPIDGGPEIIPEKELDINGSPMNPAAREFPAEFIQTGISTIDGMNTLVRGQKLPIFSGSGLPHNELAAQIARQAKVLAEESEFAVIFAAMGITHEEANYFMRDFERTGALERVTVFMNLADDPAIERIITPRMALTTAEYFAFEHDMHVLVILTDLTNYCEALREISAAREEVPGRRGYPGYMYTDLASLYERAGRIVGKEGSITQMPILVMPQDDITHPIPDLTGYITEGQIVLSRDLHRKGIYPPVDVLPSLSRLMSGGIGEGRTREDHSGLSDQLYSAYAEGRDLRDLMAVVGEEALTERDRKFLKFADEFEKRFITQARDEDRSIEETLNLGWELLSLLPRSELKRVREEHIPKYLPGAE
- a CDS encoding DUF22 domain-containing protein — translated: MVRILTRLGQVREAEERYKRELVDFRMGDVYGNLRAIIADEDVEVRAGEAKPVKIKEISIPANHIVFMCAYATNPLGHPIAAGEETPLPISMDRKADHATFVAAVDGKISRNDLLGVLIILPVELTH
- a CDS encoding DUF61 family protein, which produces MRGDSSERLIKKEIFNLNRHLPSRRKTLEELLGEDKPHVLGSDGTRHRFKWAELEELRDMLTPQEARRLRLPIYIEIESDTSGARISGEVEVKVVSEVLGRDEEGDEIYIYRPEIRVLRARFPTATQYIFLVREL
- a CDS encoding ATP-grasp domain-containing protein gives rise to the protein MEQILIIGVNTRPVAESAFRAGYSVYSASYYCTLDFRGYTERRCILQQQKGESCGRFQENFSTEKLLEAASDFMEKVDGIIPLTGAPGLPEDKVLGNPRADHVEDKYRLYQRIKNSYPTPETHLITDPHEALEIVSSGEKRYLIKPVRGAGGFGVMDFQEASGEFLLQEYIEGVPVSASVLSTGSDAITVLTSRQIIKRNIPGFEGQFIYAGNMTPGPQGVIEEMAEDLILDLSLRGSNGVDFIMQGSEVYVVEVNPRIQGTFECAEASLGINMTEAHVMACMGELIEKPEPLMYAVKRILYAPSRCMVGEIKIPGVYDLPFPGAIIEEGEPLVTVLAADENPERALSAASSRCYMVRKKLKPL
- a CDS encoding V-type ATP synthase subunit D, which translates into the protein MAQEMIEGINPTRMELLKLKQREKLAVKGYSLLKEKRNALIMEFFNILERVKGSREKVEEHLREAFMDLTEAQVLMGDAAVERAAMSVRESVEVDIDSRSIMGVVVPVVDARATRRTVVERGYGLVDTSVKLDEAARKFEESLALIIELGEIEKTIRLLAGEIESTKRRVNALEHIIIPRLKNTVKYIEMRLEEMERENFVRLKMIKKSMEME
- a CDS encoding ATP synthase subunit A; this encodes MTQEGRIIKIAGPVIIAEGMRGSQMYEMVKVGEDKLIGEIIELEGDTATIQVYEETAGIKPGETVERTGGPLSVELGPGILGSIFDGIQRPLENIKALTGDYIERGVDVPSLPKDKKWNFKPVAQEGQMVKGGDIIGEVEETSSITHRIMIPPHVEGKLTRIVPQGEYTVLDDIAEVETDKGTVKVQMLQKWPVRKGRPYKKKLDPDVPLITGQRAQDTFFSVAKGGTAAIPGPFGSGKTVTQQQLAKWADADIIVYVGCGERGNEMTEVLKEFPELEDPKTGNPLMDRTVLIANTSNMPVAAREACVYTGITIAEYFRDMGYDVALMADSTSRWAEAMREISGRLEEMPGEEGYPAYLASRLAQFYERAGRVTTIGSEDKVASVSVVGAVSPPGGDLSEPVTQNTLRICKVFWALDASLADKRHFPSIDWLQSYSLYVDSVEEWWAKNVDPEWRAIRDEAMALLQKEAELQEIVQLVGPDALPDRERITLETTRMIREDFLQQNAYHEVDTYCSPSKQFEMLRTIIMFHKNATAALERGAPAADIIALPVKEDIGRMKYIPEDEFPARIKEIQERIVKECGEV